In Candidatus Eisenbacteria bacterium, one DNA window encodes the following:
- a CDS encoding acyl-CoA carboxylase subunit beta — protein sequence MNREQRLAELERRRREALVGGGEARVAKQHDKGCLTARERVDLLLDPGSFVEIGSFVTHRSHDFGMEKKRFVGDGVVAGWGTVEGRLVYAFAQDFTVFGGTMSEANARKICSIMDLAMDNGAPIVGLNDSGGARIQEGVISLGAYADVFLRNTLASGVVPQISAIMGPCAGGAVYSPAITDFTIMVEGTSHMFVTGPEVIKAVTSEEVSFEDLGGAWTHNTKSGVAHFVARDDADAIRQVRRLLSFLPSHNAEDSPRRECRDPIERREAILGDVVPDAPDKPYDMKDVVRPIVDDGDFFEVHEHFAPNLIVGFARLHGRTVGIVGNQPKVLAGVLDIDSSVKGARFVRFCDAFNIPIVTFEDVPGFLPGTRQEWGGIIRHGAKLLYAYCEATVPKLTVVVRKAYGGAYDVMSSKHIRGDYNVAWPSAEMAVMGAEGAVNILYRDEIARAKDPAEERRRLVAEYNEKFASPWIAAELGYLDDVIDPRDTRPKLIAALEMLRGKRQSLPFKKHGNPPL from the coding sequence TTGAATCGAGAGCAACGTCTCGCGGAGCTCGAGCGTCGCCGCCGTGAAGCGCTGGTCGGCGGCGGCGAGGCCCGCGTCGCCAAGCAGCACGACAAAGGATGCCTCACCGCGCGGGAGCGCGTGGATCTCCTGCTCGATCCGGGCTCCTTCGTCGAGATCGGCTCCTTCGTCACCCACCGGAGCCACGACTTCGGAATGGAGAAGAAACGCTTCGTCGGCGACGGCGTGGTCGCCGGATGGGGCACCGTGGAAGGCCGTCTGGTTTACGCGTTCGCCCAGGACTTCACGGTGTTCGGCGGCACGATGAGCGAGGCCAACGCACGCAAGATCTGCAGCATCATGGACCTGGCCATGGACAACGGGGCCCCGATCGTGGGCCTCAATGATTCGGGTGGCGCGCGCATTCAGGAAGGCGTGATTTCGCTTGGAGCTTACGCCGACGTCTTCCTGCGGAACACGCTGGCCTCGGGCGTGGTGCCCCAGATCTCCGCGATCATGGGCCCTTGCGCCGGCGGTGCGGTCTACTCGCCGGCCATCACCGACTTCACGATCATGGTGGAGGGCACGAGCCACATGTTCGTGACCGGTCCCGAGGTCATCAAGGCCGTGACCTCGGAAGAGGTGAGCTTCGAGGACCTCGGCGGCGCCTGGACCCACAATACGAAGAGCGGAGTGGCTCATTTCGTCGCGCGCGACGACGCCGACGCGATCCGCCAGGTGCGAAGGCTGCTCTCGTTCCTGCCTTCGCACAACGCCGAGGATTCGCCGCGTCGCGAATGCCGCGATCCCATCGAGCGCCGCGAGGCGATCCTTGGTGACGTGGTCCCCGACGCCCCGGACAAGCCTTACGACATGAAGGACGTCGTCCGGCCGATCGTTGACGACGGCGACTTCTTCGAGGTCCACGAGCACTTCGCGCCGAACCTGATCGTCGGCTTTGCCCGGCTCCACGGCCGTACCGTCGGCATCGTCGGGAACCAACCCAAGGTGCTGGCCGGCGTGCTGGACATCGATTCATCGGTGAAAGGCGCGCGATTCGTGCGCTTCTGCGACGCGTTCAACATCCCGATCGTCACCTTCGAGGACGTCCCTGGTTTCCTGCCCGGAACACGCCAGGAGTGGGGAGGCATCATCCGGCACGGAGCGAAGCTCCTGTACGCGTACTGCGAAGCCACCGTGCCCAAGCTCACCGTCGTCGTGCGCAAGGCGTACGGAGGCGCTTACGACGTCATGTCGAGCAAGCACATTCGCGGCGATTACAACGTCGCCTGGCCTTCCGCGGAGATGGCGGTGATGGGCGCCGAGGGCGCCGTGAACATTCTCTACCGCGACGAGATTGCGCGCGCGAAGGACCCGGCAGAGGAGCGTCGCCGCCTGGTCGCGGAGTACAACGAGAAGTTCGCGAGCCCATGGATCGCCGCCGAGCTCGGATACCTGGACGACGTGATCGATCCTCGGGACACGCGACCCAAGCTGATCGCCGCACTCGAGATGCTGCGCGGGAAACGCCAGAGCCTGCCCTTCAAGAAACACGGCAACCCGCCCCTCTAA
- the queA gene encoding tRNA preQ1(34) S-adenosylmethionine ribosyltransferase-isomerase QueA, protein MRLEDLDYELPPERIAQHPLPRREDAKLLIVERETSRLSDAVVAELPDRLRPGDVLVLNETRVRPARLEVRRPTGGKVELLFVRPEPGGGASSWRVLARPARHAQPGHRLATVDDSLTVEVTAAGKDGERVVRIVEGNLEATLSRRGQVPLPPYIHHAPDAADRERYQTVFARIEGAVAAPTAGLHFSEGLLAALESRGILLERVLLHVGPGTFRPVTVSDPRAHVMDEEYYEVSADVADRLRRAREGGGRIVAVGTTAVRALESASDENGGTLGPASGWTRKYILAPYRFQAVDALLTNFHLPRTTLLLLVAAFAGEDLVRRAYRHALDGGYRFYSYGDAMLVT, encoded by the coding sequence TTGCGGCTCGAAGATCTCGACTACGAGCTTCCCCCCGAGCGCATCGCCCAGCATCCACTGCCCCGGCGGGAGGACGCGAAGCTCCTGATCGTGGAGCGCGAGACTTCGCGCTTGTCGGACGCCGTTGTCGCGGAGCTTCCAGATCGCCTCAGGCCCGGCGACGTCCTGGTGCTCAATGAAACGAGGGTTCGTCCCGCAAGGCTCGAGGTACGCCGCCCCACCGGAGGGAAAGTCGAGCTTCTGTTCGTGCGACCAGAGCCCGGCGGCGGGGCCTCATCGTGGCGCGTGCTCGCCCGGCCGGCCCGCCACGCGCAGCCTGGCCATCGTCTCGCCACCGTCGACGATTCACTGACGGTCGAAGTCACCGCGGCGGGGAAGGACGGCGAGCGCGTGGTGCGCATCGTCGAGGGCAACCTCGAAGCCACCCTGTCGAGGCGTGGCCAGGTCCCGCTGCCGCCCTACATCCATCATGCTCCGGATGCGGCCGATCGCGAGCGCTACCAGACCGTGTTTGCCCGGATCGAAGGGGCGGTGGCGGCTCCGACCGCCGGGCTCCACTTCAGCGAGGGGCTCCTTGCCGCGCTCGAGTCCCGGGGAATCCTGCTCGAGCGCGTGCTGCTCCACGTCGGACCGGGGACCTTTCGGCCCGTGACGGTCTCGGATCCACGCGCGCACGTGATGGACGAGGAGTACTACGAGGTCTCCGCCGATGTCGCCGATCGCCTGCGAAGGGCGCGCGAAGGCGGGGGGAGGATCGTTGCGGTCGGTACCACGGCGGTGCGGGCTCTCGAGTCCGCGTCCGACGAGAACGGTGGAACCCTCGGGCCAGCCTCGGGCTGGACTCGCAAGTACATCCTGGCGCCTTACCGCTTCCAGGCGGTCGACGCCCTGCTTACGAACTTCCACCTGCCGCGCACGACTCTGCTGCTGCTGGTGGCAGCGTTCGCGGGAGAGGACCTCGTGCGTCGCGCATATCGCCATGCGCTCGATGGCGGCTACCGTTTCTACTCCTACGGTGACGCCATGTTGGTGACCTGA
- the ruvB gene encoding Holliday junction branch migration DNA helicase RuvB, with translation MQEEPRLRPLELGEFVGQPGIKEQLGIFLQAARRRGEALDHVLFHGPPGLGKTTLAAILAHELGVEITQTSGPVIERPGDLAGLLTNLQPRGILFVDEIHRLSPVVEEYLYPALEDFTLDILLDRGPSARSLKLNLERFTLVGATTRAGLLSSPLRARFGVTLRLDYYGPADLASIVRRSAGILGVKIAAEAAVELAGRSRGTPRVANRLLRRVRDFALIKADGAITLPVTHEALRLLGVDERGLDEMDRRLLDALITKYQGGPVGLNTLAVVVGEEATTLEDVYEPFLIQEGFLKRTARGREATPLAYKHLGFTPPPMVREGGPAQPELPLP, from the coding sequence ATCCAGGAGGAGCCACGACTCCGTCCGCTCGAGCTCGGGGAGTTCGTCGGCCAGCCCGGGATCAAGGAGCAGCTCGGCATCTTCCTCCAGGCGGCCCGGAGGCGTGGCGAGGCGCTCGACCACGTGCTGTTCCACGGCCCTCCTGGGCTCGGCAAGACCACGCTCGCGGCGATCCTCGCGCATGAGCTGGGCGTGGAGATCACGCAGACCTCGGGCCCGGTGATCGAGCGCCCCGGCGATCTCGCGGGATTGCTCACCAATCTCCAGCCCCGCGGCATCCTGTTCGTCGACGAGATCCATCGCCTGAGCCCGGTGGTGGAGGAGTACCTCTATCCGGCGCTCGAGGACTTCACGCTCGACATCCTCCTCGACCGCGGTCCGAGCGCCCGCTCGCTCAAGCTCAATCTGGAGCGCTTCACACTGGTGGGCGCGACGACGCGGGCCGGCCTTCTATCTTCGCCCCTGCGCGCCCGATTCGGCGTGACGCTGAGGCTCGACTATTACGGTCCCGCGGATCTGGCTTCGATCGTCCGGCGCTCGGCGGGAATCCTGGGCGTGAAGATCGCTGCGGAGGCCGCCGTCGAGCTTGCGGGTCGCTCGCGAGGAACGCCTCGTGTCGCGAATCGTCTGCTGCGCCGCGTCCGTGACTTCGCGCTCATCAAGGCCGACGGCGCCATCACGCTGCCCGTCACCCACGAGGCTCTGCGGCTCCTGGGCGTGGACGAGCGGGGTCTCGACGAGATGGATCGCCGTCTGCTCGACGCGCTGATCACCAAGTACCAAGGTGGTCCGGTGGGTCTCAACACGCTGGCGGTCGTGGTCGGCGAGGAAGCAACCACGCTCGAGGACGTCTACGAGCCTTTCCTCATCCAGGAGGGATTCCTCAAACGCACGGCGCGCGGCCGAGAAGCGACGCCGCTGGCCTATAAGCACCTCGGGTTCACGCCGCCGCCGATGGTGCGCGAGGGCGGTCCCGCACAGCCCGAGCTGCCGCTGCCCTGA
- the ruvA gene encoding Holliday junction branch migration protein RuvA, giving the protein MIASLRGVLSEKAAAHCVIETSGVGYRVSVSSHTSRVLPEPGEAVFLYTHQVVREDALQLFGFADLEERRLFELLITVSGVGPKVALAVLSGLKPAALARAIREENVAQLVGISGVGRKTAERLVVELRDKMELVVTAQSAGSPAAERGVLPKSERFDDAVAALVRLGYSQAQAQDAVRKVAGSEDDLSLEALVRQSLARLSKSTAGVR; this is encoded by the coding sequence ATGATCGCGTCATTGCGCGGCGTGCTCTCGGAGAAAGCCGCAGCCCACTGCGTGATCGAGACCTCCGGCGTCGGCTACCGGGTCAGCGTCTCGAGCCACACCTCGCGTGTCCTGCCCGAGCCCGGCGAAGCCGTGTTCCTCTATACCCACCAGGTCGTGCGCGAAGACGCGCTTCAGCTCTTCGGATTCGCCGACCTCGAGGAGCGTCGACTCTTCGAGCTGTTGATCACGGTAAGCGGCGTGGGCCCCAAGGTCGCCCTGGCCGTGCTCTCGGGGCTCAAGCCCGCGGCGCTCGCGCGCGCGATACGCGAGGAGAACGTCGCGCAGCTGGTCGGCATTTCCGGCGTGGGCCGCAAGACGGCAGAGCGGCTGGTGGTCGAGCTTCGCGACAAGATGGAGCTGGTTGTGACGGCGCAGTCCGCCGGCTCGCCGGCCGCCGAGCGCGGCGTGCTGCCGAAATCCGAGCGCTTCGATGACGCCGTCGCGGCGCTGGTGCGTCTGGGTTACAGTCAGGCGCAGGCGCAGGATGCGGTGAGAAAGGTGGCGGGATCGGAGGACGATCTGTCGCTCGAAGCGCTCGTGCGGCAGTCGCTGGCGCGTCTCTCCAAGTCCACGGCCGGCGTGCGCTAG
- the ruvC gene encoding crossover junction endodeoxyribonuclease RuvC, whose amino-acid sequence MRVLGLDPGSRRTGFGIVERSGNRMTCVVQGAVAPSARLDLPRRLHDIAAKIGEVIEQSSPEYVVVEKAFYHESVHSTLVLGHVRGALLVAAVQRGVAVAEYTPREIKLSVVGNGGATKEQVALMVRRLLALRSTPQSDAADALATAICHLHRARFTAPARAASAAAERLAALLARGARR is encoded by the coding sequence ATGCGCGTCCTGGGACTGGACCCTGGCAGCCGACGGACCGGCTTCGGCATCGTGGAGCGGTCGGGGAATCGCATGACCTGCGTCGTCCAGGGGGCCGTCGCGCCTTCCGCGCGCCTCGATCTGCCGCGCCGCCTCCACGACATCGCCGCGAAGATCGGCGAGGTCATCGAGCAGTCCAGCCCCGAGTATGTCGTGGTGGAGAAGGCCTTCTACCATGAGAGCGTCCACTCGACGCTGGTGCTCGGCCATGTGCGGGGAGCGTTGCTGGTCGCCGCGGTCCAGCGTGGCGTGGCGGTGGCGGAGTACACGCCGCGTGAGATCAAGCTGAGCGTGGTGGGCAACGGCGGGGCCACCAAGGAGCAGGTGGCGCTCATGGTCCGTCGCCTTCTGGCGCTACGGTCGACGCCGCAGAGCGATGCCGCCGACGCGCTGGCCACCGCCATCTGCCACCTGCATCGCGCTCGCTTCACCGCTCCGGCGCGGGCCGCTTCGGCGGCCGCCGAGCGGCTCGCCGCCTTGCTCGCGCGAGGAGCGCGACGATGA
- a CDS encoding YebC/PmpR family DNA-binding transcriptional regulator: MSGHSKWATIKRKKAATDQARGKMFSKYIKEITIAARHGGGDPNANPRLRTAIAAAKSVNMPAANIDRAVKRGTGEVDGAHYEETQYEGYGPGGAAILVEVATDNRNRTTGDVRHLFTKHGGKLGEAGSVAHLFKPHGMIVVERAAVSEDTLMEAALDAGADDVAAEGETFEVLTAPGRMEVVREALASRGIPIASAEVTRIAGLHVPVEGKDAETLLRLVEALEDHDDVQKVYSNFDISEDVMARLSK; the protein is encoded by the coding sequence ATGTCCGGCCACTCCAAATGGGCGACCATCAAGCGGAAAAAGGCCGCGACCGACCAGGCGCGCGGGAAGATGTTCTCGAAGTACATCAAAGAGATCACGATTGCCGCCCGGCACGGCGGCGGTGATCCCAACGCGAATCCCCGTCTGCGCACCGCGATCGCCGCGGCCAAGTCGGTCAACATGCCGGCCGCGAACATCGATCGCGCGGTCAAGCGCGGCACCGGTGAAGTCGACGGCGCCCACTACGAAGAGACGCAGTATGAAGGTTATGGGCCTGGCGGCGCGGCGATCCTCGTCGAGGTCGCGACCGACAATCGCAACCGCACGACCGGCGACGTCCGACACCTGTTCACCAAACACGGGGGCAAGCTGGGAGAAGCCGGCAGTGTCGCCCACCTCTTCAAGCCCCATGGGATGATCGTCGTCGAGCGCGCCGCGGTCTCCGAGGATACGCTGATGGAGGCGGCGCTCGACGCCGGAGCCGACGATGTGGCCGCCGAAGGGGAGACATTCGAGGTCCTCACCGCTCCCGGAAGGATGGAGGTCGTGAGGGAGGCCCTGGCCAGCCGCGGCATTCCGATCGCCAGCGCCGAGGTCACGCGGATCGCGGGGCTGCACGTCCCGGTGGAGGGCAAGGACGCCGAGACGCTGCTCAGGCTCGTCGAGGCGCTCGAAGATCACGATGACGTCCAGAAGGTCTACTCGAACTTCGACATCTCTGAAGACGTGATGGCCCGACTCTCCAAGTAG